In Falsibacillus pallidus, the DNA window GTAAGCGGCTCGCGGCAGTGCATGCACATATCGACCCGTCCCAATAGTTTCGTCGGCTTCCCGCAATTCGGACAGACAACTTGAATTGCTTTCGTGGAAAGCATCCCGATCCAGAAATAAACCACCGTGCTTGCGATGATCGACAAAAGGCCGAGGATCATGAAGATGGTCATGACGATTGGATGGGTGCGGAAGAAGATGCCTATGTACATAATAATGAAACCGATGAAAATCAAACTAAGCGCAAATGTGCGGATTTTATTTATTTTATTCGAGTATTTTGCCATCGTTTGTCCCTCCTAGAAAATTACTATATCACACTTTTCTTACAAATAAGTAGGAATCTTTGACAAGGCAGTGTCGAAAATTGTCTTTTAAATCAGCAGGAAATTTATTATGATTGTCGAAGTAGTATCCTAAAATGCTAGTTATATGGAGGAGTTAGTTTATGGAGGATATCCTTCGCCCCATTTATCAAGAACGGGCAAGCCAACAAAATACATTAGGGATTTTAAGGATAGAAAAGAGACTTCATGCAAGTCCTATTACAGATACATTTGATACAGTCCTGCTTGTCATTGTCCGGGAAGCGGACCAGTCTGTCTTTATCAAGCACTATACTTACCAAGATCAAAAAGCGGCCCTGCACATCGTCACAGAAGAGCAGCTTAAAGAGTGGATCCTATTAGGAAGCAACCGAAAAA includes these proteins:
- a CDS encoding YgzB family protein, with amino-acid sequence MAKYSNKINKIRTFALSLIFIGFIIMYIGIFFRTHPIVMTIFMILGLLSIIASTVVYFWIGMLSTKAIQVVCPNCGKPTKLLGRVDMCMHCREPLTLDKNLEGKEFDENYNKKG